A stretch of the Solanum dulcamara chromosome 6, daSolDulc1.2, whole genome shotgun sequence genome encodes the following:
- the LOC129892049 gene encoding fimbrin-5-like, with translation MCKLKALKDILSADDISHILNESAPDVTEEIDFESFLRLYLDLQGRATTKLGNAKLKTSSSFLKARTTTIRHNISESEKASYVAHINSFLREDKFLKDFLPIDPSGNALFELVKGGVVLCKLINVAVPGTIDERAINTKKDVNPWERNENHTLCLNSAKAIGCTVVNIGTQDLVEARPHLVVGLISQIIKIQLLADLNLKKTPQLVELVEDSKDVEELLGLAPEKVLLKWMNFHLKKAGYKKQVNNFSSDLKDGEAYAHLLNALAPEHGTTSTLDTKDPTERANLIIEQAEKLDCKRYVTPQDIVEGSPNLNLAFVAQIFQHRNGLSVDTKKISFAEMMEDDAQTSREERCFRLWINSLGTDTYVNNLFDSVRTGWVLLEVLDKIAPGSVNWKQATKPPIKMPFRKVENCNQVIRIGKELNFSLVNVAGNDIVQGNKKLILAFLWQLMRFTMLQLLKNLRFHAQGKEITDADILNWANRKVKSAGRKSQIESFKDKSLSNGMFFLELLSAVEPRVVNWSVVTKGETDEDKKLNATYTISVARKLGCSIFLLPEDIIEVNQKMILTLTASIMYWSLQHKADTPETIPEEDNAASDESPAAPTDDENASS, from the exons ATGTGCAAACTTAAGGCATTGAAGGATATTCTCTCTGCAGATGACATTAGCCACATATTAAACGAGTCAGCTCCTGATGTCACTGAAGAAATTGATTTCGAATCCTTTCTTCGG TTATATCTAGATCTACAAGGACGAGCAACTACTAAATTGGGTAATGCAAAATTAAAAACGTCGTCCTCTTTCCTCAAGGCCAGAACAACCACAATTCGTCACAATATTAGTGAATCTGAAAAGGCATCATATGTTGCACACATCAATAGCTTTCTCAGAGAGGACAAGTTTTTGAAGGATTTTCTTCCTATAGATCCATCTGGCAACGCTCTCTTTGAACTCGTGAAAGGTGGTGTTGTTCTGTG TAAGCTTATCAATGTTGCCGTCCCTGGTACTATAGATGAGCGTGCTATCAATACGAAAAAGGATGTTAATCCGTGGGAAAGGAATGAGAACCACACTCTTTGCCTCAATTCTGCAAAAGCAATTGGTTGCACAGTCGTCAATATTGGCACACAGGATTTAGTCGAAGCAAGA CCTCATCTGGTTGTTGGGCTGATTTCTCAAATTATCAAG ATACAACTATTAGCTGATCTCAATTTGAAGAAAACTCCGCAACTTGTGGAACTCGTGGAGGACAGCAAG GATGTGGAGGAGCTCTTAGGTTTAGCTCCAGAAAAGGTTTTATTGAAATGGATGAACTTCCATCTAAAGAAGGCAGGCTATAAGAAGCAAGTCAATAATTTTTCGTCTGATTTAAAG GACGGAGAGGCCTATGCTCATTTGCTCAATGCTCTTGCACCTGAACATGGTACAACCAGCACACTAGATACTAAAGATCCAACTGAAAGAGCAAATTTGATTATTGAGCAGGCAGAGAAACTCGATTGCAAAAGATATGTTACCCCACAGGATATTGTTGAGGGCTCTCCAAACTTAAATCTTGCGTTTGTTGCACAAATATTCCAACACAG GAATGGATTGTCAGTGGACACCAAGAAAATATCTTTTGCTGAGATGATGGAGGATGATGCTCAAACATCTCGAGAAGAAAGATGCTTCCGGTTGTGGATTAACAGCCTTGGAACTGATACCTATGTAAATAATCTATTTGACAGTGTCCGGACTGG GTGGGTGCTCCTCGAGGTACTCGATAAAATTGCACCAGGATCAGTCAACTGGAAGCAAGCAACAAAACCCCCTATTAAGATGCCTTTTAGAAAAGTTGAGAATTGCAACCAAGTCATAAGGATCGGGAAAGAACTAAATTTCTCCCTTGTGAATGTAGCTGGAAATGATATCGTACAAGGAAACAAGAAGCTCATATTAG CTTTTCTGTGGCAGCTAATGAGGTTCACAATGCTGCAACTGTTGAAAAACTTGAGGTTCCATGCCCAAGGAAAGGAAATAACAGATGCTGACATCCTAAATTGGGCAAACAGAAAAGTGAAGAGTGCAGGCagaaaatctcaaatagaaagCTTTAAG GACAAAAGTCTATCAAATGGGATGTTCTTCCTAGAACTTCTTAGTGCAGTGGAGCCAAGGGTCGTGAATTGGAGCGTTGTAACAAAGGGGGAAACAG ATGAGGATAAGAAGCTTAATGCAACTTACACAATCAGTGTTGCACGGAAACTTGGATGCTCCATCTTCTTATTGCCAGAGGATATAATAGAG GTAAACCAGAAGATGATCCTTACTCTCACAGCAAGCATCATGTATTGGAGCTTGCAACATAAAGCTGATACTCCAGAGACCATCCCTGAAGAAGACAATGCTGCTTCTGATGAATCTCCGGCTGCCCCCACTGATGATGAGAATGCTTCTTCCTAA